The Ictalurus furcatus strain D&B chromosome 12, Billie_1.0, whole genome shotgun sequence nucleotide sequence CTGAATAGTTATGGTACTTAAATAATACCAAGTTCTATCTCACTCAGTTCCACATTgctgtttgtttgaaatattactgCTAGAGCCTGTTTCCTCAACACATTATACAAATCCATGCTTTATAATTCACTGTTCTCAGTCCATAACAAGGTTAAATCTGTACCCTACAAACCTATTCAGCATGTAATATTGAGAAAACATCTCTACTTCAGGTAAGGTTTGTATATCTTCTTCACTCGGGCCAGCTCCCGTTCATCTGGCTCTATGTCACCGTACCACGCGTACCAAGGTTCGACATGGGTGTAAGCAGGTGGCACAGGTGTGCGCCCCACTGCGCCATGGGAATTTGAGAAGTCCTCTCCAGAATAGTCTACAGAAGGTAACTGGGTGGGAATCAAGCCTAAAAGATAGAAGTGATCTTTTAAAAGCCACTTCAATACAAAATGCAAATACTATTGTGTCAGATGTCTTCGTGTCTCACCATAGTCTCTTGCAGTTTCAATTGCTGCGTTAAGTAGTTTCTGCTGCTTCATGCATACACCTGAAGGGCATGAAAACAGCAGAGATGATGGATCTAAAtgtaatttactgtaaagttGAGACCATAAGAGGAAAAATGTGTGGGATTACCAGTTCTAGTAGGATCGTACACCATTCCTGTGTGAGGGCTTATGAACTGTTGCAACAGGTTAACGttctacaaagacaaagattagattttaaaccattttgtgGAGCATGTATACAATTTCAAAAAAGGCAAATCACACTGAGggtatgtgtgcatgtacaaACCTGGTAGTGGATGATTATATTTGGATCACGGCAGATTGGACAGGGGTTCCCACATATCTTGTCTCCTCGCTGTtgcaacataaaaacaaaaatgtctgataagtctACAGACACCTCAATGAATTCCCCCAATGACAATGAACAAAGCCTGTATTGAAACCTTAGAGGCCATTTtgcaacacaatacatttttccaGCAGTAGCAAATTTGACTTTTCTAAGGGATTATCTAAAACTTCTACAGCTATAATTcccttaaaagaaaaaaaaaatccaccctgaatgacttgTATAGAAATCATTAACATGTGTTCTTCAATTATGTccaaaatgtacattattttgtaataaaattgaGTTGCGTTTTTTAATTTACAATTCATTCCTTGATCAATATGATCATTACACCCCCCACCAAGAGTtttctacattacccacaattctGTTTGACAACCTGCTGATAGTGCCACCAGTGAGAATTATTATTTGCTTGATCTCTACATAAAGAGAGCAATGCAGCAGCACTTCAGTCCTTTTGCCTGTCCAGCTTTTGCACTtgctcatctgtacactctgcttaaacagatcagcttcaaCTTTTATGCTAATAACAATCAGCACCGTTGCACACAGCGCTTGCTTTAATGTCTTCGCCACTTCTCGGTTGGGTTTCTCATTGACATGATACTGGAAAATGGTGACTGAGAATGGAACAACAGAACCTGATCATTATCTCCTATGTTTGAgataactgattttttttttttcccccccatccTGACTGCCATTTTAACTGCagtaactgttcctcagtggcgTCGGCCCAGCAGACAATCTTCTGCAAACTTCTCCCAGGAATAATGCAAATACAGCACCTATCAACAACTTGATATTGATATTTTAGTTTGGAATTTTCCTTTATGATGGTTATGGGGATTCCCACAGGGGAGTGTGTTAAAACAGTATTGGATAATAGTGTATTAAAGCAGTTACATACTATGCAGGTCTTCCTGGTCTTTTGGGGGGGAATACCACCTTTATGGTTCCGTCTGTAGTCAGCCCAAACTGGTCTGGATCCATAGCGCTCAATGTACTCTGAAGagagaacaaaataaaagcatttataCTGAAAATGTACATATTATATTACCAAAACAAGAACAACAGATTTCTCTGTACCTTCACTTTCCAGGTATTCCCATGGTGCATCTTTATAACGAGGATGTGACTCTAAAGCCTCAACTGCCCGAGCACCGACTCCATCACATGTCAGTTTAGCAGAATTAAAAAAGTGTCGCAGGACTGGAGTAACAAACAGGACCGTAACTCCATTGTGTATTgtctgaaattaaaaaaaaaacaacacattttcttATTAGTCCCAGCTGTCAAAACCTTTATTCGCTTGCTAGCTGACTTCTTTCACAGATTAATTAAAGTTATAATACGAACATTAACGCTACTACATACATCTTGGCTCAGGTACTGTAAACGtttataaaagaacaaaaacaaacctgagCTCGAAAAGTTTTTTGAAAAACAGCAGGAGAGACGCGACAAGCCGCTCTCACGATGCTCTGTAAGGACGCCGCCATTTTGTCTTTATACGAGAGGGAGGTTAAAGTTGAACACAAAGGACGTAATGCTTTCCctcacagacagaaagagcTCGTTTATGTGTTGTAttgctgtttttcatttattttcattttctagcTGTTGTTAACTCTTTTCATCTCTGTTTTAAAGATATGTATCGATTCAGTTTATAGGTTTTAACCCGTGGATACTGTAAAATGATTACAGTTTGGGATAAACACTATGAATGTAGTCTAAAGCCTACtgtacaaagatttttttttaaatgatatcaTCTTCAGCTGTAACTTGTTAATTTCTCTTTTTGTAATTCActtctgatttatttaatttctttcttttggtcAAATCAAAcaacttcttttttatttattaattgtttttttttttttaaagattttgttCTGATAAATTGTTCCAtaactgttaactgttccacaactAAACAGCTGGggggaaaatgttattttactgttttcCCCCTGCTgaaccaccccccacccccccataaaaaaaaaaaaaaaaaaaaaaaaaaaagaatagagaCAGTCGGACACAGTCAGGTTTAGGACacaagtcaggttggtcatcatagggatagtaatcagtctttgtcaacatcagcgttTGGTCATTAGCGATTTCACCAAGCGTGAGAGACTGCTCCGAatgagagaaacaatacaaggcaaaatgagcaagacaagaagaattaTTGCACCTATTGGTAGACAGACGGTTAATATCAACAAGCCCTATCCCCCGAGTactgagttcagccaatcaaaccccaTCTCGCTAGTCTGCAGATCAATGCATTAAATGATAGAATAACCATTATGTGTCTGCGTGACGAGGGGATGTGTGACATTGAGTGGGTAGCACAGTTGCCAATGATTCTTCTGACAAAATTATTATaccgttattatctctctctctctctatatatatatatatacccgtcagtatatatcttagttttaaAGCtatgatctaagaaacaccaatatctctgccgttgcagaggcgaagttcctggaacttcttataagaaatcgcttccatgtaatacttctctcaatgtaatacgcGCATTTCTAATaccattgactcccttccatggAGACAGAAATACACAATGACGTCATAaatttctaattctaattctaaattcttgatgattccaatagtcagtggtaaggctgcattGGTCTTTCAATCTGCACAATAAAGGGCAAACTGCCTGTGTGTCAACactgaaaagctgaaaagacttgCGAAACCCAGCCAGGAGAcaccaaattgtcgtggaaattagacaacactcgcacactcaccctctgaaggtaaaaaaatgttagtacagaaagatggttaataccggatagaataaagcaggatagaataatgagagcggtCTGAatcgcttgtgctgaaccactactatttATATGAAACGCAGGGCATGACAAACTTCTGTGTACCAATAAGAAGCAGTTCGAgacagttcaaacaggctttgttttagggtcttGGAAGATATGCAGaagaaccttgaacagaagaacatgtttgtgtctctgtaagcagataaacattttgtactgatctcagtgacatggccttcttaggcgttatcctcagatcaacataaaaagaacaagaacaaaactattacaaaagtaaaaatgaataatttctctCACATTAcaatcagctaaccattaacaACATTAACATTACTAGTCCTTATTGGTattcactagacataacataccaccaatagaaggcaagaaATTACCGGTAGAGACCCATAGGGACcattaccattaaaaccaatacaattccttAAAAAACACATTCTATGAGGATTGAGAgtttctatagttttttttttagcagggttgtatacacacagtatctaacaaaagtgagtacacccctcacattttttgtaaatatttgattatatcttttcatgtgacaacactgaagaaatgacactttgctacaatgtaaagtagtgagtgtacagcatgtgtaacagtgtaaatttgctgtcccctcagaataactcaacacacagccattaatgtctaaaccgctggcaacaaaagtgagtacacccctaagtaaaaatgtccaaattgggcccaaagagTCAATATtctgtgtggccaccattattttccagcactgccttaagccccttgggcatggagttcaccagagcttcacaggttgccaatggagtcctcttccactcctccatgatgacatcacagagctggtggatgttagagaccttgtgctcctccaccttctgtttgaggatgccc carries:
- the mrps18b gene encoding 28S ribosomal protein S18b, mitochondrial — its product is MAASLQSIVRAACRVSPAVFQKTFRAQTIHNGVTVLFVTPVLRHFFNSAKLTCDGVGARAVEALESHPRYKDAPWEYLESEEYIERYGSRPVWADYRRNHKGGIPPQKTRKTCIRGDKICGNPCPICRDPNIIIHYQNVNLLQQFISPHTGMVYDPTRTGVCMKQQKLLNAAIETARDYGLIPTQLPSVDYSGEDFSNSHGAVGRTPVPPAYTHVEPWYAWYGDIEPDERELARVKKIYKPYLK